In Gimesia benthica, a single window of DNA contains:
- a CDS encoding aspartate carbamoyltransferase catalytic subunit, which yields MNIDHEYRTDISRGWNRKHILGLQDLSRDELNIILNQAAEFKRLANIGETKLTPLAGTVVANLFFEPSTRTRISFGLAAKRLSADTVDFTASGSSLSKGESFVDTAKTIEAMGVSYVVVRHKTPGAPQLLAQHLDANILNAGDGTHEHPTQALLDIFTIREHFGKIEGLTVTLVGDILHSRVARSNIWGLKKLGAHVIVCGPTTLIPTDIEQLGVEVSNSLDDVIDRTDCLNLLRIQFERQRGHYFPSIREYAHLFGMNKQRINKAKEDVLILAPGPINRGVEITPDVADGPHSVILGQVSNGLIIRMACLYLLHLQRIASQGTSG from the coding sequence ATGAATATCGACCATGAGTATCGAACCGACATCTCCCGTGGCTGGAACCGGAAACACATTTTAGGACTGCAGGACCTCTCCCGGGATGAGCTGAACATCATCCTGAATCAGGCAGCCGAATTTAAGCGGCTCGCAAATATTGGAGAAACCAAACTCACCCCGCTGGCAGGCACCGTGGTCGCGAATCTGTTCTTCGAACCTTCCACACGCACCCGTATCAGCTTCGGTCTCGCAGCCAAACGACTCAGTGCCGACACAGTTGATTTCACCGCCTCCGGCAGCAGCCTTTCCAAAGGGGAAAGCTTTGTCGACACAGCCAAGACCATCGAGGCCATGGGAGTCTCCTACGTAGTTGTCCGACACAAAACCCCCGGTGCCCCGCAGCTTCTGGCACAACACCTGGATGCCAACATTCTCAACGCCGGCGATGGAACACACGAGCATCCAACCCAGGCTCTACTGGACATCTTCACCATCCGCGAGCATTTCGGGAAAATTGAAGGACTGACTGTCACCCTCGTCGGAGATATCCTCCATAGCCGTGTCGCACGGTCGAATATCTGGGGTCTGAAAAAACTGGGGGCCCACGTCATCGTCTGCGGTCCCACCACACTAATCCCTACCGATATTGAGCAGCTGGGTGTCGAAGTTTCCAACAGCCTGGACGACGTGATCGATCGCACCGACTGCCTGAACCTGCTGCGGATTCAATTCGAACGCCAACGCGGACATTACTTCCCGTCGATTCGCGAATACGCCCACCTGTTCGGCATGAATAAACAGCGCATCAATAAAGCCAAAGAAGATGTACTGATTCTGGCTCCCGGACCAATCAACCGTGGTGTAGAAATTACTCCCGACGTAGCCGACGGCCCGCACTCTGTCATCCTCGGACAGGTCAGTAACGGGCTGATTATCCGCATGGCTTGCCTCTACCTGCTTCACTTACAACGTATTGCCTCCCAGGGAACATCTGGATGA
- a CDS encoding dihydroorotase has translation MKSLLIKNGHIIDPSQDLDVQGNLLVEGGKITGLCDDDVTADEVIDATGLIVSPGFIDLHVSLCEPGFEEDETIETGTAAALAGGVTSLGCLPNTAPVVDDRSSAEFILLQAERASNCHVFPLGAVTKNNEGKELAEIGQLVAGQAVGFTDADKPIESAEIMRCALEYTRMFGRPILNRPQVAELTEKGQMHEGFHSTVLGLKGIPAAAEEIMVNRDIALAELTRGRIHLMCISTQNSVAQIRRAKASGIQVSADVTPHHLTLTDQMLETYDPNYKVLPPLRSQEHIDALIEGLKDGTIEVICSDHTPHAAEKKTDEILGADFGIIGLETLLPVCLQTLITPGHLTWSELISKLTIGPARILGLAKGTLAAGADADITLINPEVRYVLQRENLKSSSHNSPFLGKELQGRAEVVVVSGEIRYRADH, from the coding sequence ATGAAATCTCTCCTTATCAAAAACGGGCACATTATCGATCCTTCGCAAGATCTGGATGTGCAGGGCAACCTGCTCGTCGAAGGAGGAAAGATTACAGGACTCTGCGATGACGATGTCACAGCAGACGAAGTGATCGATGCCACAGGATTGATTGTCAGCCCCGGGTTCATTGACCTGCACGTCTCTCTGTGCGAGCCAGGTTTCGAAGAAGACGAAACCATTGAAACCGGTACGGCTGCGGCATTGGCCGGTGGTGTGACTTCGCTGGGTTGCCTGCCGAATACCGCTCCAGTTGTCGACGACCGATCTTCCGCAGAGTTCATCCTGCTGCAGGCCGAGCGGGCATCTAACTGTCACGTCTTTCCCCTGGGAGCAGTCACCAAAAACAACGAGGGGAAAGAGCTCGCTGAAATCGGGCAGCTGGTCGCCGGCCAGGCGGTCGGTTTCACCGATGCCGACAAACCTATCGAGAGTGCTGAAATCATGCGGTGTGCCCTGGAGTACACCCGGATGTTTGGCCGCCCGATTTTAAATCGTCCGCAAGTCGCGGAACTGACCGAGAAAGGACAGATGCACGAAGGGTTTCACTCAACCGTATTGGGTTTGAAGGGCATTCCCGCAGCGGCTGAAGAGATCATGGTCAATCGGGATATCGCACTGGCCGAACTGACACGGGGACGCATCCACCTGATGTGTATTTCCACTCAAAACAGTGTCGCCCAGATCAGACGTGCCAAGGCGTCTGGAATCCAGGTCTCCGCCGACGTTACTCCCCATCATCTCACTCTGACGGACCAGATGCTGGAAACTTATGATCCCAATTACAAAGTTCTGCCTCCGCTCCGCTCTCAGGAACATATTGACGCCCTGATCGAAGGCCTCAAAGATGGCACGATTGAAGTGATCTGCTCGGACCATACTCCGCATGCTGCTGAGAAGAAGACAGATGAAATCCTGGGTGCTGACTTTGGCATCATTGGTCTGGAAACTCTGCTGCCAGTCTGCCTGCAAACCCTGATCACACCGGGACATTTAACCTGGTCGGAATTGATCAGCAAACTCACTATTGGTCCGGCCCGCATTCTGGGGCTCGCCAAGGGAACACTCGCTGCGGGAGCAGATGCTGATATCACCCTCATCAATCCTGAGGTCCGCTATGTTCTTCAGCGGGAAAATTTGAAATCTTCCAGTCACAACAGCCCGTTTCTGGGTAAAGAACTGCAGGGCAGGGCAGAAGTCGTGGTTGTCTCCGGTGAAATCCGCTATCGGGCCGATCATTAA